Proteins found in one Orcinus orca chromosome 11, mOrcOrc1.1, whole genome shotgun sequence genomic segment:
- the SYCP3 gene encoding synaptonemal complex protein 3, producing the protein MVPSGRKHTGKSGRTFMEDQVIRACDFEKVDKKHLIGSEDVIEGKTPVLDKHGKKRTSAGKVEDVGGEVQNMLERFGADINKALLAKRKRLEMYTKASLKTSNQKIENIWKTQQEQRQKLNQEYSQQFLTLFQQWDIDVQKADEQEEKLTNMFRQQQKVFQQSRIVQNQRLKTIKQLYEQFIKSMEDLEKNHDYLLTGAQNELRKEMAMLQKKIMMETQQQEMANVRKSLQSMLF; encoded by the exons ATGGTGCCCTCAGGAAGAAAACATACCGGGAAATCTGGGAGGACATTCATGGAGGATCAGGTTATAAGAGCCTGTGACTTTGAGAAAGTAGATAAAAAACATCTGATTGGTTCAGAGGATGTCATCGAAG GGAAGACTCCAGTACTTGATAAACATGGGAAGAAAAGGACTTCTGCAGGAAAAGTTGAAGACGTGGG gGGTGAAGTGCAGAATATGCTGGAAAGATTTGGAG CTGATATTAACAAGGCTCTTCTTGCCAAGAGAAAAAGACTAGAAATGTATACCAAGGCTTCTCTCAAAACCAGTAaccagaaaattgaaaacatttggaAAACCCAACAAGAGCAAAG GCAGAAGCTTAACCAAGAATATTCTCAGCAGTTTCTGACTTTGTTCCAGCAGTGGGATATAGATGTGCAGAAAGCTgatgaacaagaagaaaaactaaCT AATATGTTTCGACAGCAACAGAAAGTTTTTCAACAGTCTAGAATTGTTCAGAACCAGAGACTGAAAACAATTAAACAATTATATGAGCAGTTCATAAAG AGTATGGAGGACTTGGAGAAGAATCACGATTATCTACTTACTGGTGCACAAAACGAACTTAGAAAAGAAATGGCTatgttgcaaaaaaaaattatgatggaAACG CAGCAGCAAGAGATGGCAAATGTTCGAAAGTCTCTTCAGTCCATGTTATTCTGA